The genome window TAATGCCGATTCGATTGCTTTTGAATATATGAGGTATTCTACGGAGGTTACGTTGTTATGATGCGTTTTACGAAACTTGTGGGGATTAGCGCCTGCTTTACACTGGCGTTTTCCTGTGGAAAGAAATCAGACAGTAGCTCGGACGCCGCGGCCCAGGAAGAGGGGTCATCGATCACGATTGCTGGCCAACTGTCCTTGTCGGGTGAATCTGTGGGTTTGCGCTTGCTGGGATCGACACCCGCCGTCGATGATCTCAGTGTCTATTGCGTGAGCTTTACCATTCCCCCAGTGGCTGGAACCGGTGATGTCGCGTCTGATGGTTCCTTCTCGGTCTCTATCGATGCTTACAACGTGTCTGTTGGTTGCTTTATCAACAAACAGGATGAAATTCTAGGAACGATAGTTTTCAAAGATACCTCCAAGAATGCTCTGAATGGTAGTGCCAAGACCGCCGATCGTTTGGCTTTTGGCGGCAACGCAAACCTCGGTGCTATCACGCTCGATTTGACGACTGGGAAGGCCGAAGTCGATGTCAGCAAAATTGACGTGACATTGAAAAACACAGCGGCGGTTGCAGAATCAGGCTTTGATTTCACAGGATCGTACAAGGCCGCTTCCGCTGGTATTGACTTGCCCAAAGGTTACAGCGGAATCTGTACGGATAACAACGACAGGGACTGCCGGGGGCCACGCGAAGGCGAACTTCTTTGGCTGAAACGCATCGCAGGCAAGTCAACATCTGATGGCAGCGCAGTTTACGGCGCCATGATCTGGTCATCTGAAGAAAAGTTCAAAACTTGCGGTAGCAAACTGGGTATGACCTATAGCGATGCCAATGCACTTGGGATCGATCTCAGCGCTTCAGGCGTTGCTGAAGGTGCCTTCACCTGGACGACTGGCTTCGAAGATGGTTGGAAGAATACCGCAGAAGCTCGCGCTCGCAACTCTCTCATGAATATGGACAATGTCGAAAGTTTCAACGGCTATGCTGGTACAAAGCAGTACTTCAAGCAGTATCGCACCTGCGCTCCGAATCAGCCTTGCAACTGGAACGACGTTACCCCAACGCAAGGCACTGGTTTCAGTTTCTTTGCCAATACCAAAGAAACCGGCTGTCGTGACTCCGCTGGAAAGCCATTTCAGCTTGATGACTGGAATAACATGACTTGCGAACAAACTGCGCTGACTGGCGGGCTTCAGAAACAAACCTGCAAAAAAGATGTGAGCGGTAGCACCGTGACCTGTGTGCATATCAGCGGTCAGTATCTCACCGATGGTACAGTTCTTCAGAATGCGTGGACGCAGTTCCCCGCCGATTATGATATCTTTGCAAACGGCGCCTTTTGTGACAAGAATGGCAACACCAAATTTGATGGCGATGAGTGGCCAGAGTATAACGGTACTGGGCCTTCCTGCTCCAGTGGCGGGACTCTGATGCAGGGCGACCTCTGTAAAGACATTAACACGGCTACAGCGGCTGGTAAGTTAGCTCAACTTCGCTGTTATGCCGACGACATGAATAGCCGCCGCGATGGTGGTTCTGAGACTCAGTGTCTGCGTCGCGTTGATACGAACTGGTCGGCCAAAACTCCTGAAGAGTTCCTGGCTAGCAAAGGTCCAGCTCGTGCTGATGGCCTGCACGTCTTCGACCTCTTTGAGTATACAGCTCCCACTTCAGGTTCAATCCGTGGCGAAGAAACTTATTATGCTGGTATACGAGTCGGCGAAAGCTGGACAGATTGCGAAGTTCGTGAGTCGTTCTCGCTGTCATTGCGCAAGTATGATGACTCTGACAACCTTCTGGTTGAGATGATTTCATCGGAAGCCAATATGAGTGCGAAACCAGCCTGTATCGCTGAGTATGGCGCGGGTAAGACGTCAAAGTTCATGTTCAAAATGGTTAAGCAGTAAACAGCTTGGTTCCAATTTCATGCAAAAAGGCCCTCGCAAGAGGGCCTCTTCATTTCCACAGACCCTCCAGGAACCTCTGGCCCAAACTGAGTTACTTCGTTCGCGGAATTCGGTATTTGCAGGCGCCCATCCTGCTTCTTCTTTATCATCGAAAGCTGGCTCAGCCTTGCCGGTCAATCCCAGTGCAGTTTACGTAGCCTCTTAAATTCAAGAGGTCTCGCGAGAAGGCTCCAAGGGAAGAGCGGGATTCCTATTGCAAATTGATAAAGGCATAATGCATCGACAGAATTTGTCAAACAGCTGCGCTATCTGCGACATGGACTTGATCGGGTCGGTTTGCGTGAAAATCTTAGGCTTGCTGTAGTTGATGCTTCATAGGTTGCGCTACAAGGTGTCTGCTCTATCGTTGAAATTCTCGCATAGCCTATAAGCATGACGACATTTTCTCCAAAAGATGACCGAAGTGGTATTCGATGGGATGTTTTGTCACTTTGATTTTGGCATCTGTTTTGTCAATGAATATTGGTCTTTTCCAGCTGCAAAGACAAAGGTATTCTCGCGCGTGCCAAAAACGATCGTTTTTTACAACCTGCATACTTCATGGAGGCATATTGCCAGAATTGCAGTTCTGGCTCTTTGATATTTCAGAGCCCTATCCTATTCGCTACAAAGTGTCGAATGATCAACTTTATCCGTCCATGAGGATTAGACATGGTTCACTTGCCCGAGCTTATTCGAGATCTTGGGATCATACTGATCACCGCAGCTGTCACCACGCTCCTTTTCAAGTGGCTCAAACAGCCCGTGGTCCTGGGCTACCTCATTGCCGGATTTTTGGTGGGTCCCCATGTCAGCTTTGTGCCCAATGTCATTGATACAAAAAGTGTCCATGTTTGGGCTGAGATCGGCGTTATCTTTCTTCTCTTTGGACTGGGGCTGGAGTTCAGTTTCAAGAAGCTGGCGAAAGTGGGGAAAAGTGCTGGCATAGCGGCCTTTTTTGAGATCCTCACAATGACCACTGTGGGTTATCTTCTGGGTCGCGCGCTGGGCTGGAAAATGATGGATAGCCTCTTTCTAGGCTGTATACTTTCCATGTCATCGACGACCATTATAATCCGAGCTTTTGACGAACTTGGGCTTAAAGCCAAGGGCTTTGTGTCCCTGGTCTTTGGAGTGCTGATTGTGGAGGATCTGGCCGCCATCCTCATACTCGTGGTGCTGACGATCATCGCCTCGCCAGCGCCGGTGTCGGGCAGCGAAGTTCTCATTTCGACTCTGCGTTTAGGCTTCTTTCTCCTGCTTTGGTTTGCCGTCGGGATTTATTTTGTACCCGGGGTTCTCAAGAAAGTGAAACGCTATCTTTCCGACGAGACCCTGCTGATTGTTTCGATTGGTCTGTGTTTGACCATGGTCATCATTGCCACCCAGGTCGGTTTCTCACCCGCTCTGGGCGCCTTCGTCATGGGCTCCATTCTGGCAGAAACCAAAGAAGGAGGACGCATCGAGCATTTGATGCTGCCAGTCCGAGATCTTTTTGCGGCTGTCTTTTTTGTGTCCGTTGGCATGATGATTAACCCCAAAATCCTGATCGACAACTTCTGGGTGGTGTTGCTAATCATTATCGTTACCATCGTCGGCAAGCTTTTTGGTTCCGGGCTCGGCGCGCTCCTTTCAGGTCGCAGCCTCAGACAATCGATGCAAGCCGGCCTCAGCCTGGCTCAGATCGGTGAATTTTCGTTCCTCATCGCAGCCCTCGGGGTCTCTCTTAAAGTGACCAGTGACTTTCTTTATCCTATCGTGATCGCAGTCTCTGCTGTAACGACCTTTACAACTCCTTATATGATCAAATATTCTGCGCAAATCAGCGCGTGGATCGAAAGGCGCATTCCTGCTCGCCTGCACGATCGATTGACCCGTTATGAAGCAGTTATGTCAACGGAATCCGAAAGCGCTGGTTTGGCCATGCTTTTGAAGGAATATGGACCCAGAATTCTATTGAATAGCGTAGTGGTCATCGCCTTCGCGCTCATTGTCAGCAAGCTTCTACTGCCAAAGGCTGTTGAGATCTTTGGCAATCACCTTTGGATTCGCATCGCAGCCTGTATTCTGGCCCTTGGCCTGTGTGCTCCCTTTCTTCGGGCGATCTTGCTCGGCACACCACTTAAGTTGAGCAATCGTCCTCCTGAGCAGTTGGAGCAGCTGCGCCGACTTAATTTCGGGATTGTGGTAGTCCGCGTGATCCTTGGGCTTGTCATGATTGATTTTGTTATTGGCCAGTTCGTAGGCATAAGGACTCTGTTTGGAATTGCCCTGGCCGCTCTTGGTGCAGCCGTTGTCCTTTATGGACGTTATTCGGAACCTCTCTATCAATCCGTCGAGAAAAGGTTTCTGGCCAACCTGAACGCCAACGACGCAAGCAACAGCGCCGCGACTAACAAACCCGTCCTGGCTCCGTGGGACGCTGTGCTCGCTGAATTTGTCGTTTCACCACATTCACCTCTGGTGGCCCATCGACTGGATGAATCCGATATCAAGGGAAAAACGGGCGCAACCATTGCCATGATCGACCGTGGGGGGCGAAAATTACTGGCTCCAGGTCGTTCGGCCATGCTTATGCCTTTTGACCGCGTCTCGCTGATTGGCAACGATGAACAGCTGGCCTTGGCGCGATCCTTGATCGAAGTTGAAGAGCCATCATCCATGGAACTCACGGACGAAAGTGCGTTTGGTCTTGATTCCCTGGTTCTGGGCAAAACTTCGCGATTTATCGGCAAGCCCATACGGGACTGCGGACTGCGTGAAATGGTTTTTGGTTTAATTGTGGGCATCGAACGTGACGGCCAGCGCATTTTGAATCCGGATTCCTTGCTCAACCTCCAGGCCGAAGACAGGCTTTGGATTGTCGGCGACCGTCACAAGATCAAGTCAATCAAGCTTCAGGAAGCATAATGTTATCCTTAGGCAGCCACTGAAAAGCCCTCGCAAGAGGGCCTCTTTCGTATGGACAGAGCCATGGGTGACCACTAGTTACCGACCGAGTTCCAA of Oligoflexus sp. contains these proteins:
- a CDS encoding cation:proton antiporter, coding for MVHLPELIRDLGIILITAAVTTLLFKWLKQPVVLGYLIAGFLVGPHVSFVPNVIDTKSVHVWAEIGVIFLLFGLGLEFSFKKLAKVGKSAGIAAFFEILTMTTVGYLLGRALGWKMMDSLFLGCILSMSSTTIIIRAFDELGLKAKGFVSLVFGVLIVEDLAAILILVVLTIIASPAPVSGSEVLISTLRLGFFLLLWFAVGIYFVPGVLKKVKRYLSDETLLIVSIGLCLTMVIIATQVGFSPALGAFVMGSILAETKEGGRIEHLMLPVRDLFAAVFFVSVGMMINPKILIDNFWVVLLIIIVTIVGKLFGSGLGALLSGRSLRQSMQAGLSLAQIGEFSFLIAALGVSLKVTSDFLYPIVIAVSAVTTFTTPYMIKYSAQISAWIERRIPARLHDRLTRYEAVMSTESESAGLAMLLKEYGPRILLNSVVVIAFALIVSKLLLPKAVEIFGNHLWIRIAACILALGLCAPFLRAILLGTPLKLSNRPPEQLEQLRRLNFGIVVVRVILGLVMIDFVIGQFVGIRTLFGIALAALGAAVVLYGRYSEPLYQSVEKRFLANLNANDASNSAATNKPVLAPWDAVLAEFVVSPHSPLVAHRLDESDIKGKTGATIAMIDRGGRKLLAPGRSAMLMPFDRVSLIGNDEQLALARSLIEVEEPSSMELTDESAFGLDSLVLGKTSRFIGKPIRDCGLREMVFGLIVGIERDGQRILNPDSLLNLQAEDRLWIVGDRHKIKSIKLQEA